A window of the Streptomyces griseochromogenes genome harbors these coding sequences:
- a CDS encoding styrene monooxygenase/indole monooxygenase family protein translates to MRKILVVGAGQSGLQLALGLQSHGYEVTLMSNRTADEIRSGRVMSTQCMFDTALEHERDLQLNFWESQAPKIEGLGVSVAAPGSHDPGPTQRAIDWVGRLDGYAQSVDQRVKMAGWMETFAERGGQLVIHGAAVGDLDYFSRTYDLVLVAAGKGELVSMFARDPERSPYTEPQRALAVAYVHGLGPRAEHPDFHAVRCNVVPGVGELFIMPTLTTSGPADILFWEGIPGGPLDVFNGVKDPAEHLSLTLELMEKFTPWEYARASKVELTDAGGTLAGRYAPTVRNPIGRLPSGGLVLGVADVVVANDPITGQGSNSASKCAAAYLASILEREDKPFDEEWMDSTFERYWATAQHVTKWTNAMLAPPPEHVLNLLGAAGQLPTVADRFANAFNDPSDFENFFYDPEKTAAYLASVAGA, encoded by the coding sequence ATGCGGAAGATACTCGTCGTCGGAGCCGGCCAGTCCGGACTCCAGCTCGCCCTCGGCCTGCAGTCGCACGGCTACGAGGTCACCCTGATGTCGAACCGGACCGCGGACGAGATCCGCTCCGGCCGCGTCATGTCGACGCAGTGCATGTTCGACACGGCCCTGGAGCACGAGCGCGATCTCCAGCTGAACTTCTGGGAGTCCCAGGCCCCGAAGATCGAAGGACTCGGCGTCTCGGTCGCGGCCCCCGGCTCGCACGACCCCGGTCCGACCCAGCGGGCGATCGACTGGGTGGGCAGGCTCGACGGGTACGCGCAGTCGGTCGACCAGCGGGTGAAGATGGCCGGCTGGATGGAGACCTTCGCCGAGCGCGGCGGCCAGCTGGTCATCCACGGCGCGGCGGTGGGCGACCTCGACTACTTCTCCCGCACCTACGACCTCGTCCTGGTCGCGGCGGGCAAGGGCGAACTGGTGTCGATGTTCGCCCGTGACCCGGAGCGCTCCCCGTACACCGAGCCGCAGCGCGCTCTCGCGGTGGCGTACGTGCACGGACTCGGCCCGCGCGCCGAGCACCCGGACTTCCACGCGGTGCGCTGCAACGTGGTGCCCGGCGTCGGTGAGCTGTTCATCATGCCGACGCTCACCACCTCCGGGCCGGCCGACATCCTCTTCTGGGAGGGCATACCCGGCGGCCCGCTCGATGTCTTCAACGGCGTCAAGGACCCGGCGGAGCACCTCTCCCTGACCCTGGAACTCATGGAGAAGTTCACTCCCTGGGAGTATGCGCGGGCGTCGAAGGTCGAACTGACGGACGCCGGTGGCACCTTGGCCGGCCGCTACGCCCCGACCGTCCGCAACCCCATCGGCCGGCTGCCCTCCGGCGGGCTGGTCCTCGGCGTGGCCGACGTGGTCGTCGCCAACGACCCGATCACCGGGCAGGGTTCCAACTCCGCGTCCAAGTGCGCGGCCGCCTACCTCGCCTCGATCCTGGAGCGGGAGGACAAGCCGTTCGACGAGGAGTGGATGGACAGCACCTTCGAGCGGTACTGGGCCACGGCACAGCACGTCACCAAGTGGACCAACGCGATGCTGGCACCGCCGCCGGAGCATGTGCTGAACCTCCTCGGCGCGGCGGGGCAGCTGCCGACGGTGGCCGACCGTTTCGCCAATGCGTTCAACGACCCCTCCGACTTCGAGAACTTCTTCTACGACCCGGAGAAGACAGCCGCCTACCTGGCCTCGGTCGCCGGCGCGTGA
- a CDS encoding C40 family peptidase, translated as MSGVLLRLACTATVAAQAVLAPVPATAAPVPQRSVAQLLTDLQQLYRQAEQATETYNATAEQLKRRRAEVTRVDGELARARLALQDSRIQAGRLARQQYQNSTELSPYVRLLLARDPQHALDEGHVIGRLARERVETVARLTGAEKKKDALARSARKVLDAQLALADRQKKERDDVRARLSGVERLLAALTPEQMSAVTGLERQGVADAQQKLTASGALGDDGRPPTPEGNRAVRYAMDQIGKPYQWGAQGPGSYDCSGLTSQAWDHAGTPIPRTSQEQWAQLKRVPLSTLRPGDLIIYFPEATHVAMYVGDGEVVQAPRTGEKIKLSPLASFPVLGAVRPDNHSGRQDPA; from the coding sequence GTGTCAGGAGTGCTGCTGCGCCTGGCGTGTACGGCCACGGTGGCGGCCCAGGCCGTCCTCGCACCCGTACCCGCCACGGCCGCACCCGTGCCGCAGCGGTCCGTCGCCCAGCTGCTGACGGACCTTCAACAGCTGTACCGGCAGGCCGAGCAGGCCACCGAGACCTACAACGCCACCGCGGAGCAGCTCAAGCGCCGGCGGGCCGAAGTGACCCGCGTCGACGGCGAACTGGCCCGCGCCCGGCTGGCCCTGCAGGACAGCCGCATCCAGGCCGGACGCCTGGCCCGGCAGCAGTACCAGAACAGCACCGAACTCTCCCCCTACGTCCGGCTGCTGCTCGCCCGCGACCCGCAGCACGCGCTGGACGAGGGCCATGTCATCGGACGGCTGGCCCGCGAGCGCGTCGAGACGGTGGCCCGGCTGACCGGCGCGGAGAAGAAGAAGGACGCGCTGGCCAGGTCGGCCCGCAAGGTCCTGGACGCGCAGCTCGCCCTCGCCGACCGGCAGAAGAAGGAGCGCGACGACGTCAGGGCCAGGCTCTCCGGCGTCGAACGGCTCCTCGCCGCCCTCACTCCGGAACAGATGAGCGCGGTGACCGGGCTGGAGCGGCAGGGGGTCGCCGACGCCCAGCAGAAGCTGACGGCCTCGGGCGCCCTGGGCGACGACGGCCGGCCCCCGACCCCCGAGGGGAACCGTGCGGTCCGCTACGCCATGGACCAGATCGGCAAGCCGTACCAGTGGGGCGCTCAGGGCCCCGGCTCCTACGACTGCTCGGGCCTGACCTCCCAGGCCTGGGACCACGCGGGCACCCCGATCCCCCGCACCAGCCAGGAACAATGGGCTCAGCTCAAGAGAGTCCCCCTGAGCACCCTGCGCCCCGGCGACCTGATCATCTACTTCCCCGAGGCCACCCACGTGGCGATGTACGTGGGCGACGGAGAGGTCGTACAGGCCCCCAGAACGGGCGAGAAGATCAAGCTCTCACCTCTGGCGTCGTTTCCGGTACTCGGCGCCGTACGTCCGGACAACCACTCAGGGAGGCAGGACCCCGCTTGA
- a CDS encoding TetR/AcrR family transcriptional regulator — protein sequence MTPAASPAYRRLSVEERRSQLLDAALTLFAHRAPEDVSLDDVAEAAGVSRPLVYRYFPGGKQQLYEAALSSAAEELRQCFDEPREGPPLPRLSHALDRYLAFVDEHDTGFSALLQGGSVVETSRTTATVDGVRRAAAEHIFSHLGVSEPGPRLRMTVRMWITAVEAASLIWLDEDKQPPAEELRDWLVEQFVAVLTVTAARDPQTAALVGELTEDGRD from the coding sequence ATGACCCCGGCCGCCTCCCCCGCCTACCGTCGGCTCAGCGTCGAGGAGCGACGAAGTCAGCTCCTCGACGCCGCGCTCACTCTCTTCGCGCACCGCGCACCGGAGGACGTGTCCCTGGACGACGTGGCGGAGGCGGCCGGAGTCTCCCGTCCGCTGGTGTACCGGTACTTTCCCGGCGGCAAGCAGCAGCTGTACGAAGCCGCTCTGAGCTCGGCCGCCGAGGAACTGCGCCAGTGCTTCGACGAGCCCCGCGAGGGCCCCCCGCTGCCCCGCCTGTCCCACGCCCTCGACCGCTATCTGGCCTTCGTGGACGAGCACGACACCGGCTTCAGCGCGCTGCTCCAGGGCGGCAGTGTGGTGGAGACGTCCCGGACCACGGCCACGGTGGACGGGGTGCGCCGGGCCGCCGCCGAGCACATCTTCAGCCATCTCGGCGTCTCGGAGCCGGGCCCGCGGCTGCGGATGACCGTACGGATGTGGATCACGGCGGTGGAGGCGGCCTCCCTGATCTGGCTGGACGAGGACAAGCAGCCCCCGGCCGAGGAGCTGCGCGACTGGCTGGTCGAGCAGTTCGTGGCCGTCCTCACGGTGACCGCGGCCCGCGACCCGCAGACGGCAGCCCTCGTCGGCGAGCTCACCGAGGATGGCCGAGACTGA
- a CDS encoding AurF N-oxygenase family protein, protein MTTLTEADALEGLRDALGLLKDREQVAERLLASSAKHSFDPDEELDWEAPFEEGKWFWPPELVSLYDTPLWRRMGEEQRILLSQHESAALASLGIWFEIILMQLLVRHIYDKAATSAHVRYALTEIEDECRHSKMFARLIARGDAPWYPVSRAHRNLGRLFKTVSTTPGSFTATLLGEEVLDWMQRLTFPDERIQPLVRGVTRIHVVEEARHVRYAREELRRQMLTAPKWSQEFTRVTSGEFARVFSVAFVNPEVYTNVGLDKREAMAQVKASGHRREVMQNGAKRLTDFLDDIGVLRGVGRRLWRASGLLA, encoded by the coding sequence ATGACGACCCTGACGGAAGCGGACGCGCTGGAGGGACTGCGCGACGCGCTCGGTCTGCTCAAGGACCGCGAACAGGTGGCCGAGCGACTGCTCGCCTCTTCCGCCAAGCACTCCTTCGACCCGGACGAGGAACTGGACTGGGAGGCGCCCTTCGAGGAGGGCAAGTGGTTCTGGCCGCCGGAACTGGTCTCGCTCTACGACACTCCGCTGTGGCGGCGGATGGGCGAGGAGCAGCGGATCCTGCTCTCCCAGCACGAGTCGGCCGCGCTGGCCTCGCTCGGCATCTGGTTCGAGATCATCCTGATGCAGTTGCTGGTCCGGCACATCTACGACAAGGCCGCGACGAGCGCGCACGTCCGGTACGCCCTGACCGAGATCGAGGACGAGTGCCGGCACTCGAAGATGTTCGCGCGGCTGATCGCACGGGGTGACGCCCCGTGGTACCCGGTGAGCCGCGCCCACCGGAACCTGGGCCGTCTGTTCAAGACCGTCTCGACCACTCCCGGCTCCTTCACGGCCACCCTGCTCGGCGAGGAGGTCCTGGACTGGATGCAGCGGCTGACCTTCCCTGACGAGCGGATACAGCCCCTGGTCCGCGGCGTCACCCGCATCCACGTGGTCGAGGAGGCCCGGCACGTCCGCTACGCCCGCGAGGAACTGCGCCGCCAGATGCTGACGGCCCCGAAGTGGTCGCAGGAGTTCACCCGGGTCACGTCCGGCGAGTTCGCCCGGGTGTTCTCGGTCGCCTTCGTCAATCCCGAGGTGTACACCAACGTGGGCCTCGACAAGCGGGAGGCGATGGCCCAGGTGAAGGCGAGCGGGCACCGGCGGGAGGTCATGCAGAACGGCGCGAAGCGGTTGACCGACTTCCTGGACGACATCGGGGTGCTCAGGGGAGTGGGACGGCGGCTGTGGAGGGCGTCGGGGCTGCTGGCCTGA
- a CDS encoding ferritin-like domain-containing protein, whose protein sequence is MPTYDLYANEPQDSPWQVPASGAARFSWEYDEGRDRLLALYQKGKDKQWDGQKRIDWDLEVDPYDPLGTPDESMALYGTPYWAKLTDKDKGDLRRHYASWQFSQFLHGEQGAMICAARIVESVPDMDAKFYSATQTMDEARHAEIYGRFLHEKVGMLYPINDNLQSLLGDTLRDSRWDMPYLGMQVLIEGLALAAFGMIRDTTTKPLPKQILAYIMQDEARHVAFGRMALRDYYQQLTDAELREREEFVIEGCYLMRDRLRGVEVLENFGIPKAEAGQLSENSEFLQLFRRLLFSRIVPCVKDIGLWGKRLQEAYVDMGVFEMGDSNLDLLMAQDEEIAEQLDAERFAAEERERVAEVREAIESGAAEA, encoded by the coding sequence ATGCCGACCTATGACCTGTACGCCAACGAGCCCCAGGACTCCCCCTGGCAGGTGCCCGCGAGCGGCGCGGCCCGGTTCAGCTGGGAGTACGACGAGGGCCGTGACCGCCTGCTCGCCCTGTACCAGAAGGGCAAGGACAAGCAGTGGGACGGGCAGAAGCGCATCGACTGGGACCTGGAGGTCGACCCGTACGACCCGCTCGGCACCCCCGACGAGTCGATGGCGCTCTACGGCACCCCGTACTGGGCCAAGCTCACCGACAAGGACAAGGGCGACCTGCGCCGGCACTACGCCTCCTGGCAGTTCAGCCAGTTCCTGCACGGCGAGCAGGGCGCGATGATCTGCGCGGCGCGGATCGTGGAGTCGGTGCCCGACATGGACGCCAAGTTCTACTCGGCGACCCAGACGATGGACGAGGCCCGGCACGCCGAGATCTACGGCCGCTTCCTGCACGAGAAGGTCGGGATGCTCTACCCGATCAACGACAACCTGCAGTCCCTCCTCGGCGACACGCTCCGCGACAGCCGCTGGGACATGCCCTATCTGGGCATGCAGGTCCTGATCGAGGGGCTGGCCCTCGCCGCGTTCGGCATGATCCGCGACACCACCACCAAGCCGCTGCCCAAGCAGATCCTCGCCTACATCATGCAGGACGAGGCCCGGCACGTGGCCTTCGGTCGCATGGCGCTGCGCGACTACTACCAGCAGCTCACCGACGCCGAACTGCGTGAGCGCGAGGAGTTCGTGATCGAGGGCTGCTACCTGATGCGCGACCGGCTGCGCGGCGTCGAGGTCCTGGAGAACTTCGGCATCCCGAAGGCGGAGGCCGGGCAGCTCAGCGAGAACTCCGAGTTCCTCCAGCTCTTCCGGCGCCTCCTGTTCAGCCGCATCGTGCCCTGTGTGAAGGACATCGGCCTGTGGGGCAAGCGGCTCCAGGAGGCCTATGTCGACATGGGCGTCTTCGAGATGGGCGACTCCAACCTGGATCTGCTGATGGCCCAGGACGAGGAGATAGCCGAGCAACTGGACGCGGAGCGGTTCGCGGCGGAGGAGCGGGAGCGGGTGGCGGAGGTGCGGGAGGCGATCGAGTCGGGGGCGGCCGAGGCCTGA
- a CDS encoding penicillin-binding transpeptidase domain-containing protein produces MAGYIRRAWAFCALLLVALLVNAARVQIVQSGSYDANPANRRPTIARYHQPRGDILVGGEPVTGSTDTREQLRYERTYRDGPLYAPVTGFSSQMYGTTLLEDAEDGVLSGSDPMLTPFPLWNDVTRGPSPGGDVVTTLDKNAQRAAYQALAGRKGAVAAIEPATGRVLALVSTPSYDPAALSGNSEATASAWERLNHDPEKPMLNRAVRQTYPPGSTFKVVTAAAALDAGVVRDLDARTDSPDPYRLPGTTTRLTNEGDGCRDTSVRDAFEWSCNTVFAKLGVDVGVAGMSATAEAFGFNDNRLRIPFSVSPSTFDTHVDRAQLALSSIGQYNTRATPLQMAMVAAAVANGGRLRTPYLVERTVRQGGETLTGDGVRPDRQVMRPSTAVRLRELMTDVVREGTGANAAIRGATVGGKTGTAQHGLGNSGVPYAWFVSWAQADADLEPKVAVAVVVEDASADRGEISGGGDAAPIAKNVMRAVLGL; encoded by the coding sequence ATGGCCGGGTACATCCGGCGCGCCTGGGCGTTCTGCGCCCTGCTGCTGGTGGCCCTCCTCGTCAACGCCGCCCGCGTACAGATCGTCCAGTCCGGCTCCTACGACGCCAACCCGGCCAACCGCCGCCCCACGATCGCCCGTTACCACCAGCCGCGCGGCGACATCCTGGTCGGCGGCGAGCCGGTCACCGGCTCCACGGACACCCGCGAGCAGCTGCGCTACGAACGCACCTACCGGGACGGCCCGTTGTACGCCCCGGTCACCGGCTTCTCCTCGCAGATGTACGGCACCACGCTCCTGGAGGACGCGGAGGACGGGGTGCTCTCCGGCAGCGACCCGATGCTCACGCCCTTCCCCCTGTGGAACGACGTGACGCGGGGGCCCAGCCCGGGCGGGGACGTGGTCACCACGCTGGACAAGAACGCGCAGCGGGCGGCGTACCAGGCGCTGGCCGGGCGCAAGGGCGCGGTGGCCGCGATCGAGCCGGCCACCGGCCGCGTCCTCGCCCTGGTGTCGACGCCGTCGTACGATCCGGCCGCGCTGTCCGGCAACAGCGAGGCGACCGCCTCGGCGTGGGAGCGGCTCAACCACGACCCGGAGAAGCCGATGCTCAACCGGGCGGTACGCCAGACCTATCCGCCGGGGTCGACGTTCAAGGTGGTCACCGCGGCGGCGGCGCTGGACGCGGGTGTGGTCAGGGATCTGGACGCGCGCACCGACTCCCCCGATCCCTACCGGCTGCCCGGCACCACCACCCGGCTGACCAACGAGGGCGACGGCTGCCGCGACACCTCCGTGCGGGACGCCTTCGAGTGGTCGTGCAACACGGTGTTCGCCAAGCTGGGCGTGGACGTCGGGGTGGCCGGCATGTCGGCCACCGCCGAGGCGTTCGGTTTCAACGACAACCGGCTGCGGATCCCGTTCTCCGTCTCCCCCAGCACCTTCGACACCCATGTGGACCGGGCGCAGCTGGCACTGTCCTCGATCGGGCAGTACAACACGCGGGCGACCCCGCTGCAGATGGCGATGGTCGCGGCGGCCGTGGCCAATGGCGGCCGGCTGCGGACGCCGTACCTGGTGGAGCGGACCGTCCGCCAGGGCGGCGAGACGCTCACCGGCGACGGGGTGCGGCCCGACCGGCAGGTGATGCGTCCGTCGACGGCCGTACGGCTGAGGGAGCTGATGACCGACGTGGTCCGCGAGGGCACCGGCGCCAACGCGGCCATCCGCGGTGCCACGGTCGGCGGCAAGACCGGCACCGCCCAGCACGGCCTCGGCAACTCCGGTGTGCCCTACGCCTGGTTCGTCTCCTGGGCGCAGGCCGACGCCGACCTGGAACCGAAGGTCGCGGTCGCGGTGGTGGTGGAGGACGCCTCGGCGGACCGGGGCGAGATCAGCGGCGGCGGGGACGCGGCACCGATCGCGAAGAACGTGATGCGGGCCGTTCTCGGGTTGTGA
- a CDS encoding FtsW/RodA/SpoVE family cell cycle protein codes for MTKAGTVTAAQASAPAVRLRRRRGIELALIVLAVLLSVYGYCAVGLARTGTVPPGAAGYGAGLGVLALLAHGAVRLRAPYGDPLPLPIGVLLNGLGLVLIYRLDLETPGERAAPTQLVWSTLGVGLFIIVVLLLRDHRVLQRYSYVCVVAALVLLLLPILFPAVNGARIWIRIAGFSIQPSEFAKVLLAVFFAAYLAANRNALAYTGRRLWRMQFPTGRVLGPIVTIWLLSVGVLVLERDLGTSLLYFGLFVVLLYVATGRTGWIAVGLVLATLGAVAVGHLEPHVGGRIQDWLHPFATIEAGLGPNQLSQSLFAFAAGGVLGTGLGLGHSILIGFATKSDFILATAGEELGLAGLAAIFLLYALLVERGYRAGLALREPFGRLLAVGLASILALQVFVIAGGVTGLIPLTGMAMPFLAQGGSSVVTNWAIVALLIRVSDSARRQYDGREAP; via the coding sequence ATGACCAAGGCCGGAACCGTCACGGCGGCGCAGGCGTCCGCTCCCGCCGTACGCCTGCGCCGGCGCCGCGGCATCGAGCTCGCCCTGATCGTGCTGGCCGTCCTGCTGTCCGTGTACGGCTACTGCGCGGTGGGCCTGGCGCGGACCGGCACCGTCCCGCCCGGTGCCGCCGGTTACGGCGCCGGGCTCGGGGTGCTCGCCCTGCTCGCGCACGGCGCGGTGCGGCTGCGGGCACCGTACGGCGACCCCCTCCCGCTGCCCATCGGCGTGCTGCTCAACGGCCTCGGTCTGGTGCTGATCTACCGGCTGGACCTGGAGACGCCGGGCGAGCGGGCGGCCCCCACCCAACTGGTGTGGTCCACGCTCGGGGTGGGCCTGTTCATCATCGTCGTCCTGCTGCTGCGCGACCACCGGGTGCTCCAGCGCTACTCCTACGTCTGTGTGGTCGCGGCCCTCGTCCTGCTCCTGCTGCCGATCCTGTTCCCGGCGGTCAACGGCGCCCGCATCTGGATCCGGATCGCCGGATTCTCCATCCAGCCGAGCGAGTTCGCGAAGGTGCTGCTCGCGGTGTTCTTCGCCGCCTATCTGGCCGCCAACCGCAACGCGCTGGCGTACACGGGCCGCCGGCTGTGGCGGATGCAGTTCCCGACCGGGCGGGTGCTGGGCCCGATCGTGACGATCTGGCTGCTGAGCGTCGGGGTGCTGGTCCTGGAGCGGGACCTCGGCACCTCGCTGCTGTACTTCGGGCTGTTCGTGGTGCTGCTGTACGTCGCCACCGGCCGCACCGGCTGGATCGCGGTCGGACTGGTGCTCGCCACGCTCGGCGCCGTGGCCGTCGGCCACCTGGAGCCGCACGTGGGCGGCCGGATCCAGGACTGGCTGCACCCCTTCGCGACGATCGAGGCCGGTCTCGGCCCCAACCAGCTCTCCCAGTCGCTGTTCGCCTTCGCGGCGGGCGGTGTCCTCGGCACCGGGCTGGGGCTCGGCCACTCCATCCTCATCGGCTTCGCCACCAAGTCGGACTTCATCCTCGCGACGGCGGGCGAGGAACTGGGCCTGGCCGGTCTCGCGGCGATCTTCCTGCTCTACGCCCTGCTCGTGGAGCGCGGCTACCGCGCGGGCCTCGCCCTGCGCGAGCCCTTCGGCCGGCTCCTCGCCGTCGGGCTCGCCTCGATCCTCGCGCTCCAGGTGTTCGTGATCGCGGGCGGGGTCACCGGCCTGATCCCGCTGACCGGCATGGCGATGCCCTTCCTCGCCCAGGGCGGCTCCTCGGTCGTCACCAACTGGGCGATCGTGGCCCTGCTGATCCGGGTGAGCGACTCGGCCCGCCGCCAGTACGACGGGCGGGAGGCCCCGTGA
- a CDS encoding sensor histidine kinase: MRFTVPRWTGTLAVKAATFITVMCCALAALLGVLVHVSVTNQTVGQARDLALSRLQDATAAYEAGDALQQGAGVDPEGLPTPLRALAVAGKRGTMVSSHQGRPTMWAAGPAEDRRALAVEVDYSQQSGTIAGLDHSILWSAGLAIGATVLVGAFAVTRVTRRLRGTAQVARRISAGDLDARVDDPRTKDRTRPQDEVASVAAALDTMASTLQSKLLSEQRFTADVAHELRTPLTGLHAAAELLPPGRPTELVRDRVAALRTLTEDLLEISRLDTGREKPAVDNEELGALAQRVVRASGTDTEVRIVRDVRVETDRRRLERVLGNLVANAHKHGSPPVVVTVNGPVVTVQDHGGGYPEYLVAHGPQRFRTEGGSRGHGLGLTIALGQAEVLGARLYFSNAADGGAVATLTLPLTQERA, translated from the coding sequence ATGAGGTTCACGGTGCCCCGGTGGACCGGGACGCTCGCGGTGAAGGCCGCCACGTTCATCACGGTGATGTGCTGCGCCCTGGCCGCGCTGCTCGGCGTCCTGGTACATGTGTCGGTGACCAACCAGACCGTCGGCCAGGCCCGTGACCTGGCGCTGTCCCGGCTGCAGGACGCCACCGCGGCGTACGAGGCCGGGGACGCGCTGCAGCAGGGCGCCGGGGTGGACCCCGAGGGACTGCCCACGCCGCTGCGGGCGCTCGCGGTGGCCGGGAAGCGCGGCACGATGGTCTCCTCGCACCAGGGCCGCCCGACCATGTGGGCGGCGGGCCCGGCCGAGGACCGCCGGGCGCTCGCGGTGGAGGTCGACTACTCGCAGCAGTCCGGCACGATCGCCGGTCTCGACCACTCGATCCTCTGGTCGGCGGGGCTGGCGATCGGGGCGACGGTGCTGGTCGGCGCGTTCGCGGTGACCCGGGTGACACGCCGGCTGCGCGGCACCGCGCAGGTGGCCCGGCGGATCAGCGCGGGCGATCTGGACGCCCGGGTGGACGACCCCCGGACCAAGGACCGGACCCGCCCCCAGGACGAGGTGGCCTCGGTGGCGGCCGCGCTGGACACCATGGCCTCGACGCTGCAGAGCAAGCTGCTGAGCGAACAGCGGTTCACCGCGGACGTGGCGCATGAGCTGCGCACCCCGTTGACCGGGCTGCACGCGGCGGCCGAGCTGCTGCCGCCGGGGCGGCCGACCGAGCTGGTGCGGGACCGGGTGGCGGCGCTGCGCACACTCACCGAGGACCTGCTGGAGATCTCCCGGCTGGACACCGGCCGGGAGAAGCCGGCCGTGGACAACGAGGAGCTGGGTGCGCTGGCCCAGCGGGTGGTGCGGGCCTCGGGCACGGACACCGAGGTGCGGATCGTGCGGGACGTGCGGGTGGAGACGGACCGGCGGCGCCTGGAGCGGGTGCTGGGGAATCTGGTGGCCAACGCGCACAAGCACGGGAGCCCTCCGGTGGTGGTGACGGTGAACGGACCCGTGGTGACCGTGCAGGATCACGGGGGCGGGTATCCGGAGTATCTGGTGGCTCACGGGCCGCAGCGGTTCCGCACGGAGGGCGGGTCCAGGGGGCACGGGCTGGGGCTGACCATCGCGCTGGGGCAGGCGGAGGTTCTGGGGGCGCGGTTGTACTTCTCCAACGCGGCGGACGGCGGGGCGGTGGCGACCCTGACGTTGCCCCTGACGCAGGAGCGCGCCTAG
- a CDS encoding protein-tyrosine phosphatase family protein: protein MGGHKFRGRSGRLEFALVRDEFDVVQTLLRLPGYGPGPRAEHHVWPIPDGPLDGTQLAGVMRLARAANEALDCGRSVLVRCYHGYNRSGLVVAHALVRRGRTPEEAIALIRARRSPWALHNELFVDYLRAGLATARLLEELAE from the coding sequence ATGGGCGGGCACAAGTTCCGGGGCCGTTCGGGACGGCTGGAGTTCGCCCTCGTACGAGATGAGTTCGATGTGGTCCAGACGCTGCTGCGGCTGCCCGGGTACGGGCCCGGCCCGAGGGCCGAGCACCATGTCTGGCCGATTCCGGACGGCCCGCTGGACGGGACGCAGCTCGCCGGGGTCATGCGGCTGGCACGGGCGGCGAACGAGGCGCTGGACTGCGGCCGCTCCGTCCTGGTGCGCTGCTACCACGGGTACAACCGTTCGGGTCTGGTGGTGGCGCACGCCCTGGTCCGGCGGGGCCGCACCCCCGAGGAGGCGATCGCCCTGATCCGGGCCAGGCGCTCCCCCTGGGCGCTGCACAACGAGCTGTTCGTCGACTATCTGCGCGCGGGACTGGCCACCGCCCGTCTGCTCGAGGAACTGGCCGAGTAG